One genomic window of Quercus lobata isolate SW786 chromosome 9, ValleyOak3.0 Primary Assembly, whole genome shotgun sequence includes the following:
- the LOC115959885 gene encoding putative DEAD-box ATP-dependent RNA helicase 29 isoform X1 has translation MGGLERVLGSSKAEQKRIEKQKKKAKSGGFESLNLSPDVYRGIKRKGYKVPTPIQRKTMPIILSGSDVVAMARTGSGKTAAFLVPMLERLRQHVPQGGVRALILSPTRDLALQTLKFAQELGRFTDLRISLLVGGDSMESQFEELSQSPDIIIATPGRLMHHLSEVDDMSLRTVEYVVFDEADSLFGMGFAEQLHQILVQLSENRQTLLFSATLPSALAEFAKAGLRDPQLVRLDLETKISPDLKLAFFTVRHEEKHAALLYLIREQITSDQQTLIFVSTKHHVEFLNTLFREEGIEPSVCYGDMDQDARKIHISRFRARKTMLLIVTDVAARGIDIPLLDNVINWDFPPKPKIFVHRVGRAARAGRTGTAFSFLTSEDMPYLLDLHLFLSKPVRPAPSEEEVLRDMDGVISKIDQAGANGETIYGRFPQTVIDLVSDRVREIIDSSADLYAMQKTCTNAFRLYSKTKPLPSKESIKRAKDLPREGLHPIFRNVLGGGDLMALAFSERLKMFRPKQTILEAEGEAAKSKRLQGPSRQWVDVMKKKRAIHEEIINLVHQKHSTNHVDEEFDPEITSSKEEKKEVCGSKRKAKSFKDEEYFISSVPTNHHMEAGLAVRANQDFGSNRLESAVLDLVADDGAGMKKQKSQYHWDKRSKKYIKLNNGDRVTASGKIKTESGAKVKANKTGIYKKWKQQSHNKVSLRGANSEGNAEGSTSMSGDRRSQGNSRNFRGGKKQHHVPNAHVRSEIKDLEQVRKERQKKANKISFMKSKSSKGKKFNGNGKGKGKGKRGKGRN, from the exons atggGTGGTTTGGAGAGAGTTCTGGGGAGCTCGAAGGCAGAGCAGAAACGCATagagaagcagaagaagaaggcCAAGTCCGGTGGCTTCGAGTCCTTGAATCTCAGTCCCGATGTCTACAGAGGAATCAAGCGCAAGGGCTACAAAGTCCCCACCCCAATTCAGCGCAAGACCATGCCTATCATTCTCTCCGGCTCCGATGTCGTCGCCATGGCCCGAACCGGTTCCGGCAAAACCGCAGCCTTCCTCGTCCCCATGCTCGAGCGTCTCCGGCAACACGTTCCCCAGGGCGGAGTCAGGGCTCTCATCTTGTCTCCCACCAGAGACTTGGCTCTCCAGACCTTGAAGTTCGCCCAGGAACTCGGCCGCTTCACTG ATCTTCGTATTAGTTTACTAGTTGGTGGTGATAGCATGGAGAGCCAGTTTGAAGAATTATCACAGAGTCCTGATATCATAATTGCAACTCCCGGTAGGCTCATGCATCATCTGTCTGAGGTTGACGACATGTCATTGCGTACAGTGGAATATGTTGTTTTTGATGAAGCAGATTCTCTTTTTGGTATGGGTTTTGCTGAGCAGTTGCATCAGATTCTTGTGCAGCTGAGTGAGAACCGCCAGACTTTGCTTTTCAGTGCCACATTACCTAGTGCCCTTGCTGAGTTTGCCAAGGCTGGTCTGCGAGACCCTCAGCTTGTGCGACTTGATTTGGAAACTAAAATTAGCCCTGACCTCAAGCTTGCCTTTTTCACGGTACGACACGAAGAAAAACATGCAGCATTATTGTATTTGATAAGAGAGCAAATTACTTCCGATCAGCAGACATTGATATTTGTGTCCACAAAACATCATGTGGAGTTTCTCAATACTTTGTTTAGAGAAGAGGGAATTGAGCCTTCTGTATGTTATGGTGATATGGATCAAGATGCTCGCAAAATTCACATATCAAGGTTTAGGGCAAGAAAGACTATGTTGCTGATTGTGACAGATGTTGCTGCTAGGGGCATTGACATTCCGTTGCTTGACAATGTCATTAACTGGGATTttcccccaaaacctaaaatttttGTCCATAGAGTAGGACGAGCTGCAAGAGCCGGTCGGACTGGTactgcattttcttttttgacatcTGAGGATATGCCATACCTTTTAGATCTTCATCTATTTCTCTCAAAACCTGTCAGACCTGCACCCTCAGAAGAGGAGGTTTTGCGAGATATGGATGGAGTAATATCCAAGATTGATCAAGCAGGTGCAAATGGAGAAACAATCTATGGGCGTTTCCCTCAGACAGTTATTGATCTTGTTTCAGACAGAGTTAGGGAAATAATTGATTCTTCAGCAGACCTGTATGCCATGCAGAAAACATGTACAAATGCTTTTCGCTTGTATTCCAAGACAAAACCCTTACCTTCAAAGGAGTCCATTAAAAGAGCAAAGGATTTACCCCGTGAAGGATTGCACCCAATATTCAGAAATGTGCTGGGAGGTGGAGACTTAATGGCATTGGCATTTTCTGAACGCTTGAAAATGTTCAG ACCCAAGCAAACCATTTTGGAAGCTGAAGGCGAAGCTGCTAAATCAAAGCGTCTGCAG GGTCCTTCTAGACAATGGGTTGAtgtaatgaagaaaaaaagagctaTTCATGAAGAGATCATTAATTTGGTACATCAGAAACATTCTACCAATCACGTGGATGAG GAATTTGATCCTGAAATCACTTCTTCCAAGGAGGAGAAAAAAG AAGTTTGTGGGTCTAAGAGAAAGGCAAAGAGCTTCAAAGATGAGGAGTACTTTATCAGTTCGGTACCAACAAATCAT CATATGGAAGCAGGACTTGCAGTGAGAGCTAACCAGGACTTTGGATCAAATAG gttgGAATCTGCTGTCCTAGATCTAGTTGCTGATGATGGTGCGGGAATGAAGAAACAGAAATCTCAGTATCATTGGGACAAG AGGAGTAAAAAGTATATCAAGCTAAACAATGGTGATCGTGTTACAGCTAGTGGAAAG ATAAAGACAGAGAGTGGTGCTAAAGTTAAAGCTAATAAAACTGGGATATACAAGAAATGGAAGCAACAGTCACACAATAAAGTATCTCTTAGAGGAGCCAATAGTGAAGGGAATGCTGAGGGATCCACAAGCATGTCAG GAGATCGTAGATCACAAGGAAATAGTAGGAACTTTAGAGGAGGCAAGAAGCAGCATCACGTGCCTAATGCTCATGTACGTTCAGAAATTAAAGATCTAGAACAAGTTCGGAAGGAGAGGCAGAAAAAGGCAAACAAGATCTCCTTCATGAAGAGCAAATCTAGTAAGGGTAAGAAATTTAATGgaaatggaaaaggaaaaggaaaaggaaaaagaggaaAGGGGAGGAACTAA
- the LOC115959885 gene encoding putative DEAD-box ATP-dependent RNA helicase 29 isoform X2: MGGLERVLGSSKAEQKRIEKQKKKAKSGGFESLNLSPDVYRGIKRKGYKVPTPIQRKTMPIILSGSDVVAMARTGSGKTAAFLVPMLERLRQHVPQGGVRALILSPTRDLALQTLKFAQELGRFTDLRISLLVGGDSMESQFEELSQSPDIIIATPGRLMHHLSEVDDMSLRTVEYVVFDEADSLFGMGFAEQLHQILVQLSENRQTLLFSATLPSALAEFAKAGLRDPQLVRLDLETKISPDLKLAFFTVRHEEKHAALLYLIREQITSDQQTLIFVSTKHHVEFLNTLFREEGIEPSVCYGDMDQDARKIHISRFRARKTMLLIVTDVAARGIDIPLLDNVINWDFPPKPKIFVHRVGRAARAGRTGTAFSFLTSEDMPYLLDLHLFLSKPVRPAPSEEEVLRDMDGVISKIDQAGANGETIYGRFPQTVIDLVSDRVREIIDSSADLYAMQKTCTNAFRLYSKTKPLPSKESIKRAKDLPREGLHPIFRNVLGGGDLMALAFSERLKMFRPKQTILEAEGEAAKSKRLQGPSRQWVDVMKKKRAIHEEIINLVHQKHSTNHVDEEFDPEITSSKEEKKVCGSKRKAKSFKDEEYFISSVPTNHHMEAGLAVRANQDFGSNRLESAVLDLVADDGAGMKKQKSQYHWDKRSKKYIKLNNGDRVTASGKIKTESGAKVKANKTGIYKKWKQQSHNKVSLRGANSEGNAEGSTSMSGDRRSQGNSRNFRGGKKQHHVPNAHVRSEIKDLEQVRKERQKKANKISFMKSKSSKGKKFNGNGKGKGKGKRGKGRN, from the exons atggGTGGTTTGGAGAGAGTTCTGGGGAGCTCGAAGGCAGAGCAGAAACGCATagagaagcagaagaagaaggcCAAGTCCGGTGGCTTCGAGTCCTTGAATCTCAGTCCCGATGTCTACAGAGGAATCAAGCGCAAGGGCTACAAAGTCCCCACCCCAATTCAGCGCAAGACCATGCCTATCATTCTCTCCGGCTCCGATGTCGTCGCCATGGCCCGAACCGGTTCCGGCAAAACCGCAGCCTTCCTCGTCCCCATGCTCGAGCGTCTCCGGCAACACGTTCCCCAGGGCGGAGTCAGGGCTCTCATCTTGTCTCCCACCAGAGACTTGGCTCTCCAGACCTTGAAGTTCGCCCAGGAACTCGGCCGCTTCACTG ATCTTCGTATTAGTTTACTAGTTGGTGGTGATAGCATGGAGAGCCAGTTTGAAGAATTATCACAGAGTCCTGATATCATAATTGCAACTCCCGGTAGGCTCATGCATCATCTGTCTGAGGTTGACGACATGTCATTGCGTACAGTGGAATATGTTGTTTTTGATGAAGCAGATTCTCTTTTTGGTATGGGTTTTGCTGAGCAGTTGCATCAGATTCTTGTGCAGCTGAGTGAGAACCGCCAGACTTTGCTTTTCAGTGCCACATTACCTAGTGCCCTTGCTGAGTTTGCCAAGGCTGGTCTGCGAGACCCTCAGCTTGTGCGACTTGATTTGGAAACTAAAATTAGCCCTGACCTCAAGCTTGCCTTTTTCACGGTACGACACGAAGAAAAACATGCAGCATTATTGTATTTGATAAGAGAGCAAATTACTTCCGATCAGCAGACATTGATATTTGTGTCCACAAAACATCATGTGGAGTTTCTCAATACTTTGTTTAGAGAAGAGGGAATTGAGCCTTCTGTATGTTATGGTGATATGGATCAAGATGCTCGCAAAATTCACATATCAAGGTTTAGGGCAAGAAAGACTATGTTGCTGATTGTGACAGATGTTGCTGCTAGGGGCATTGACATTCCGTTGCTTGACAATGTCATTAACTGGGATTttcccccaaaacctaaaatttttGTCCATAGAGTAGGACGAGCTGCAAGAGCCGGTCGGACTGGTactgcattttcttttttgacatcTGAGGATATGCCATACCTTTTAGATCTTCATCTATTTCTCTCAAAACCTGTCAGACCTGCACCCTCAGAAGAGGAGGTTTTGCGAGATATGGATGGAGTAATATCCAAGATTGATCAAGCAGGTGCAAATGGAGAAACAATCTATGGGCGTTTCCCTCAGACAGTTATTGATCTTGTTTCAGACAGAGTTAGGGAAATAATTGATTCTTCAGCAGACCTGTATGCCATGCAGAAAACATGTACAAATGCTTTTCGCTTGTATTCCAAGACAAAACCCTTACCTTCAAAGGAGTCCATTAAAAGAGCAAAGGATTTACCCCGTGAAGGATTGCACCCAATATTCAGAAATGTGCTGGGAGGTGGAGACTTAATGGCATTGGCATTTTCTGAACGCTTGAAAATGTTCAG ACCCAAGCAAACCATTTTGGAAGCTGAAGGCGAAGCTGCTAAATCAAAGCGTCTGCAG GGTCCTTCTAGACAATGGGTTGAtgtaatgaagaaaaaaagagctaTTCATGAAGAGATCATTAATTTGGTACATCAGAAACATTCTACCAATCACGTGGATGAG GAATTTGATCCTGAAATCACTTCTTCCAAGGAGGAGAAAAAAG TTTGTGGGTCTAAGAGAAAGGCAAAGAGCTTCAAAGATGAGGAGTACTTTATCAGTTCGGTACCAACAAATCAT CATATGGAAGCAGGACTTGCAGTGAGAGCTAACCAGGACTTTGGATCAAATAG gttgGAATCTGCTGTCCTAGATCTAGTTGCTGATGATGGTGCGGGAATGAAGAAACAGAAATCTCAGTATCATTGGGACAAG AGGAGTAAAAAGTATATCAAGCTAAACAATGGTGATCGTGTTACAGCTAGTGGAAAG ATAAAGACAGAGAGTGGTGCTAAAGTTAAAGCTAATAAAACTGGGATATACAAGAAATGGAAGCAACAGTCACACAATAAAGTATCTCTTAGAGGAGCCAATAGTGAAGGGAATGCTGAGGGATCCACAAGCATGTCAG GAGATCGTAGATCACAAGGAAATAGTAGGAACTTTAGAGGAGGCAAGAAGCAGCATCACGTGCCTAATGCTCATGTACGTTCAGAAATTAAAGATCTAGAACAAGTTCGGAAGGAGAGGCAGAAAAAGGCAAACAAGATCTCCTTCATGAAGAGCAAATCTAGTAAGGGTAAGAAATTTAATGgaaatggaaaaggaaaaggaaaaggaaaaagaggaaAGGGGAGGAACTAA